A window of Solanum stenotomum isolate F172 chromosome 9, ASM1918654v1, whole genome shotgun sequence genomic DNA:
AACTTGGGACATACCACAATACGGATTGTGATGGAAACTGCATATATCTGCCAAAACAAGAGTTGAACGAAATTAATGGGgcttgatatttaaaaaaattaggggTCTCAACTGGAATATATTAATCTAAGATTTACTAACTGTGTAATTCTTCATCCTCTGGAAAATAGCTCTACTGGTCAACACAGCACTGATGATAACACTTAGACCTGGCTCAGTGAGCACGATATCAGAAGCACCTCGTGCTGCATCAGTAGCATCTGCAACAGCAATTCCGATATCTGCCTTCTTCAAAGCAGGAGCATCGTTCACACCATCACCAGTCATTCCCACAATGTGCTTTCTCTCCTGCAACTTCTTCACAATCTCATATTTGTGCTCTgtgaaacaagaaaagaaaacgGTCATCATCTAGATTAAGGTTTGGTAGTTGTAAATACTTCCAACAAGATAAATTGACACTGACCAGGAAATACTCCAGCAAATCCATCTGCCTTCTCAATCAACTCTTCTACAGGAAGTGAAGCAATAGATGAATCCTTGTCTTGACCAAGTAAAGATGCTGACGGGTACATGTTTGTTCCCATTCCAAGCCTACGGCCAGTCTCCTTGGCAATAGCCAATTGATCCCCAGTGATCATCTTAACATTTACACCAAGGTTGAGAGCTCTACGGATGGTCTCAGCACTATCATGTCTGGGGGGATCAAAGAGGGGTAGCAATCCAACAAATTGCCATGGACCTCCAGCGCTCTCCTTTGATTTCTCTGGCACTTCCTGCAAACAAGTTAAATAACGATGAGACAGCTGTACATGTATTCCAGACCAAAATCTGCAACCTTAAATTCAGTATTACAGACCTGTCTAGCTACAGCCAGTGACCTCAACCCACGCTCAGCATATTTATCAATCATTGCATGAACCTTTCTCCTGACATCTTCCTTACAGTTACATAGGTCCAAAATCTGATGCAAATTGTAATATTAGTAACAAGTTGCAGACATTGTAATATAAAGGAAGCAAATGTAATTGTAACTGAAAACCTAGGTACCTGCTCAGGAGCTCCCTTGCTGGCACGGTGCCAGTTGCCATTGCTGTCAATATATGTTAAAGCAGTTCTCTTGTCCACTGGATTGAAGGGCAAGAAATGCACCTCCCTGATACCAGCTCGTGCCTCTTTTGGATCGGCAAGCATGCCAACCATGCAAGCATCAATTGCATCCTGATTTTCAACTCTAGAGGCCCTTGCGGCAAGGAGGAGCACGTATTCTTTATCTACTCCCTTAACGAACACCTCGACCAAGGTTTTGTCGACACTCAACTTGTTAAGAGTCAAGGTACCTGTCTTGTCACTGCACAGCACATCCATTCCAGCCATTTCTTCAATAGCAGTCATTCTCTTGGTGATGGCACCCTGTTGGGAGAGCCTATGGGATCCAATAGCCATAGTGACTGACAACACAGTAGGCATAGCAATGGGAATACCACCAATAAGGAGCACCAAGAGATTGTCAATTCCATCCCTGTACTTCCTGTGCTGGATTGGATACATGACAATAATCTCAACCAGCATACCAATAGCAATGGAGCAGATACAGAAGTTTCCTATGGCTGTTAGCACTTTCTGGAAATGACCAACATTGTTTGTGCTGTCAACAAGGTGTGCTGCCTTGCCAAAGAAAGTGTGAACTCCAGTGGCAATGACTACAGCTTCAAGTTCACCTTGTTTGCAGGTTGATCCAGAGAAAACTTCATCTCCAGGATTCTTTGTCACGGGAAGAGATTCTCCTGTAAGGGCAGATTGATCAATCTTTAAAGGATCACCTTCAAGAAGACGAGCATCAGCAGGAACAATGTCTCCCAACTTGACACTTATAATATCACCAGGCACCAGGATAGCAGCTTCCTGTTCACTCCAGCGCCCATCTCTAAGAACCTTGGTTTTGGGAGCAAGCCCAGCCATAAGTGCTGCGGCAGCATTTCCAGCATTGTTTTCTTCAATAAAACTGATAGTTGAATTGATCACCAGCAAGCAAACAATACCAACAAAATCTTGCCAATCTGGGGGCTTTCCATCTCCATTAGCCAGTGCAATGGCCATGATAGCTGCAGCCTCCATAACCCATGACAAAGGATTCCACATAAACCCCAGGAACTTCAGtattttgctttcttttttctcttccaACTTGTTCGGTCCAAAGATTTGAAGCCTGTTGGCTCCTTCGTCCGAAGTCAGACCCTCTCGCGAACATTTCAGTTGTTCAAACACTTCTTCAATGGGGATTTTCTCCTGCAATTTCAACAGCGGAATAGCTAAATTAGCCTAATCATTCATCTTCAAATTGTTTTTACACCACAATTACAAAAACCTAGTCCATATTTTAAGTTCAAcccatataaaatgaaaaaggcCAATATGTTACAACTATTACACTGTTTGTGCCAACATTAGCTAGACAACTTCATCTGTAACTTAGTTTTGAAAGTTAAACTGAATGAAGCAGAGTGGGCTAGAACACATTCAAGAGCATTATTGAAATTCGTGTACTTCAAGTGATCAAGTCCTGAACTAGGTCCATTTCATGATGTGATATGACCTAACTTTTTTATGAGTTACTTGAGCCGAGttcttttaaaaacatattttcatCTCCACAAGGTAGGAGTAAGGTATGCGTACATTTTACCCTCCCTAGAGCCCATCAGTGTGGGTATGTGTTGTATatgttacaaaaataaaagtggAAGGTTCTATCTTTATAATATAGGAAATGGGGACATGTCTAAACACTTCCATAAAAACTATACACCATTATCATCATTAATCCTAAGAACACAAAGTCATTACTCAAGTAGGTATtgacaataattatttttgtgtaGATAGATTCAATggttcatatttattttattttataaaattgttaAAGTATCCTTTTCTATACCTGTTATTCACATGAATAAACAAAAAAGCATATGGATGTGTGAGTCATTTAAGTTGACTTTCTACTTTATGGGTCCCATACAAAAGTGGAGTTTCCAACCCTCAAACAATGGCCTTGAATTGACAACCAATCACATAAGCACAAAAACGAGGGATAAGGGTCAACTCGCCAATTCACATGGAGCATCTTCGCGTGCGTTTCACGCGCTCACACCGTTGTCTCCGCCTACTCTAAAGGAGGGCATCTTTGAAATTTAGACCAACTTGGgggttaatttaatttgaatagtAACTAATTGTGGAATCCAAGAAAAGGTGTGAGCAGTCAATAGTCAGAGCCATTATTTAAGGGAAAAGGTTAGGCAGaaaaaattggacaaatgaGTCAGAGCCGTTAATAAGGTTAAAATTCCCAAATCACTATAATCCACACCATACCAAGTGCAGGGTACCACGGAAAAAGTACAATAAAATTCCATCGAATATTAATCACACAGAACCTTTCACTAAAAGACATGATTTAACCTCTATTAATTAGAATATCTAGTGAAATTTCATCAAGTAGAatctagaaaaaataaaatacacaaatCTCATGCTTTCAGTTGAATTGATTTtacatataaaaaacaaaaacagattttcaaaagtaataatagttaaaaaaaaaaattggaaatcaTTTTCAAATGTTGAGAAAAGTGTAGTAAAATTGATTTTGTCCATTTACTTGCAAAAGTGTTCCATTAACAGAGTATGATAATGACTGTTTAGCCTGCTTTGAGGAAAAATGAAGTTGTAGAATCAGATGCTCGAATTGATGATTACGACTTTTTTGGGCATAAAAACCGAATCTGATTTCTCAACTTGTTTGGGTATTACTTCTTGCTTAGTATTCTCCTTGTCCAACCAtagttatctactattttattttgcacactttattttactatatcaaattttgaatataataaatataacgtctagaaataggaaaatgataataattaatgatgagaataaattaggaactaagagTAAAGTATTGTagacatttcaaaataatatagtaaaaaACTATTATTGGACGGAGTATAGTTCTTCTGTCTTTATCGTGCTATGACAGATCATCTTAACCAACAAACacgtgaattttttttattttatttttttgaaggaaCGAGACTCTTTTTGTGAACCTAATTAATAAACAAGGAAAAAGGCAAATCAACAATCTTCCCGaatacatttaaatattttgtattttttttttttacttttttcgcttttaagtttatataaattaattaaaatcttCCCGaatacatttaaatattttgtattttttcgtTACGTTTTTCGCTTTTAagtttatataaattaattaagccAAAATCAAATACTTTATTCTCAATATCTAAAATTCAACTATCCATATGTTTAAATTCAGAATAAAAAGCAAAATCATAAAAACTAGCATTTgtgacttaaaataaataataatattcgATAATTTACATTATATGAaaagttattactatataaatttttattagaaaaaaaaactggTATATACAAACAACATGCAAACAAAGCAGATGATACATATGCTGATGAAATACACAGATCCATAAACACAGGTAGAAGTTAGGAGGGAAAGAGCTagatacaaaattaaaattgatattttttctataaataataaaatattgaatttccTCGTCTTCTTATTGTACAGTTCATATTTGCTAATTTTGAATCATCGATATGTGAAAGTGTGTCTACACATATGACAAATTATATTCTGTAAATTCATATAGAATACACACAAAAGACATACAGTATATAAACTCAACGGAATAccaaattcatgaaaaataacaaagtaaaaaagtgaaaaagtttAGCAAATTTCAAAACAAGCATGCTATACTTGAAAGCAAAGCATCTCGTTTCTCATACTAttcaatttgtatttaaaaaaatccaaaaaatcaaactaaaacaGGACTCTAATCACACAAACAAATCAGAGAAAAAACCTCGATTTCAATGGAGAATTGAGATCTCTAGCAATTAACCAGattgaatcaaataaaaaataggatgAAGTCAGAAGAGAGTCTCACCAGATCAACAGTTTCATTTTTGATCTCTTCGAGGCTTATAGCTTTCGCCATCTCGGTAAAATCAAACGAAAACCAGCAGCAACAAGTCAAAAACTAAGCAGAAAAAAGGTTGATTTCAGTAAGTATAATGAATGATGAGACTCATCGAACAGAGAGATCCCAAAATTGAGAACGGCGGAAGGGAATGAACAGAGGTTTTTTTAGCCCTCTTTGTGATGAGAGAAATTGTGAGGTATAAGATTTTGGGGGATTGCCCTCTTTTTATACTGAGACAGTGTAAGGCACCCCCCTCAGCTATTTCTATTTGCCTTTGCTTTCTctgacttttcattttattttattttatttataaaaaaaaaaaaaaaaaaaggaaaaagagttaTGGTTGGATTAAATgagtattttcctttttttttagtaaagtATTGTGAATTGTCCCAGTCTGGATTAAATTAgggttttcttttaaaattattgggCTGACTATGcctttttatttcataccaATACCAATACGGGTCTTTCTcgtttttaactttaactacaaaTACTTTATATTAATTTACAAACTTTAGCCAAATACATTTATTAGTATACTCTGAATGTATACAAGTATAAATgctttatttataaataaataaattaatttgttatttgCAAGTTAAACTATGTTATAGATTGGAACTAAAATTGAAATGAGAATGTGATAGGTTAATGATCCGAACGACAATATGATTCAAATGAAAtgattttaaggaaaattacataaatattattcaaatttgACTCAAACTAATATATTTATCCTTATTGGATTCACGGCCCGATGCGACTGTCCTTTGTTCTATTCAAATGACCACTATTTCTtcatttatcaatatatatatatatatatatatatatatactttgatgaTATCAAACAgttattgaattgtgttttcATCGAAACACTACATGTTCCTTTTTAATGTCATCAGAGTATATATGTACTTTAATGGTATCAACGAGCAATTGAATAGTGTTTTCACTGAAACATTGTGTCTTCCTCTTTGATACCATTAGAGTATGTACTGTAGACAATTAAATTTTGTGGACTCTACAAGAAGCGTTCAATTCGAGTTGGAACTCTACAAGGTGTGTTCAATTCCAATTaggattcttggaggctactcaaccctaaatAGATTGAAACCTAAACAATTCTACCacaaattcatggaatattcataaagagatcaaaatcTTGGATATTCCgcaaattcatggaatattcataaagagattAAATTCAAATCGGCCTAATTTGAGAAATAGCTACTAACGGCCCTCGAGTTATGAcgatcaagtccaaatcatcatacgccactaacggccctcaaattatagaaatcaagtccaaatcatccAAGTTCAGAAAATACGTCATTAACGGCCCtcaaatcatggataaatcttattAGAGAAGAATTAAGGGAGGAATAGAATTATACTCATATtgattatcaataaaatattcatatttcttccgatcttatttgtgtgatttatttagTTTCCATacgtttaatatatatatatatatacttgacGGTACCATATAGTAAACAcgcatataatataatatatttatttatttttcttcatcttaaGTATGATAGTTGTGTTAACTGCCCTGAAACGTTGTCCAATTTGGGTAGCTAGTGTGGTGGGccatataataaaatagtggactaaaatacccctccgGATAGTTTACTCAACCTGTCAACTTCCGTTTGCGTTATTTATGGATGACTGACTGTTAGCTCTGTCCAAGAATTGCATCATTTTGGGGCACTTATTTAGCCTCTTATCTtgcttatatttatattattcttttccttttttttattaccAATTACCCCATAAAGATTCTCAATTCGCTATTTTTTTGGGTATATACTAAATAAACTCGTAGATTATCTAGGAGATATAATTTATATTACACCAGTTCAATGTGGTAAACttgattgaaaaaatattgatagaGAGATTTGATTATTGACTTCTCTTATGGAATATTATTTGTTGcattaatttattcatttttatcgaTCGTAATATTATaagtaatatatttattcatCTTTGAGGATAAttcaatttccttttctgtataGTAATAGTTGAATTCAAAATCTCATATTATTAGGTTTTGTGTCTTTATCCAAGAAGGGGAGACTGGAGAGTCATATCGATTATAATCAAACTAATGAATTTGttcacaaaataaaattaaataattatttttttaattaaaacatcAACTTTTACtcatcaattaattttgttttttatgtatttttttttaaattgtaacACCGctgttttttaaattatattttcatgtttgatAACAAATAgcaaatgaaaatataataacaaacaAACTACCTCCTTAGTTTTGACTCTCCCATCTcatatatcaaaattcaaaagaatcATGCCTTATATGGTAAGTGCACAAAATTTTAATCCTCTCATAAATTGaaagatttattatttttaatttaataagaaaaggcaaaaacatgataaaatatttatatttgatcaTATTCTCGTTACCTTcttgacattttttaaaatctttttgatttctttttgtttttagtttttagttttattgattatctattatcttttttcttttcttttttgtattattttctattttaaaaaatttattatgtaattttatccttctttatatttatattgatcctaaaattatatttttacttcCCTTTACCTATTCATTTGttcatttatttacttttgtttATTCAATTCAATCCCTCCAAAAATAATATCAGTAATTAAGCTAGTTTGGTTTTCtccttttagtaattctttttgcataaatccaaaaaataatatatttaattaacttttcaaaaatattttttatgatttatgtgcTATTTTTTAGTATATAAAAGTCACATGTCGATAAAGTGTATCAACTAATGTACTTGCTCTTATAATTTTGTACAACTTTTTTGGATCTCctctatttttaaatatatagtatttaatttctatcattcttttaaataaaaaaaaatacacatatatattactatatatttagAGAGCtccaaacatgaaaaatttaACATCCTCTTTGTTCatccaataaaaataattgtgaaACATTTGTAGAATTCAAGTAGCGCTTATTATTATATAAGTTTAGATTTAAATTGTTCTTTCAATCGAATAGtaattttcttctatttaaagTATTTATGATCTAActatatattgttttaaattATGCACATATCACTCTTATTTAACatacaattttaaatatttaacaaaacaTATTATAAGCGATGCGATAGATAAATTAATCAcatcaacaaaataataaataagtaatttttctgttttgttacaaaataaaattgattgacTATTATGTTACAAAACAAAACAAGGGAGAGCGATGTACTATTTATTGTAGGGTTAGGTAACAATTCAATTTG
This region includes:
- the LOC125877783 gene encoding plasma membrane ATPase 4 → MAKAISLEEIKNETVDLEKIPIEEVFEQLKCSREGLTSDEGANRLQIFGPNKLEEKKESKILKFLGFMWNPLSWVMEAAAIMAIALANGDGKPPDWQDFVGIVCLLVINSTISFIEENNAGNAAAALMAGLAPKTKVLRDGRWSEQEAAILVPGDIISVKLGDIVPADARLLEGDPLKIDQSALTGESLPVTKNPGDEVFSGSTCKQGELEAVVIATGVHTFFGKAAHLVDSTNNVGHFQKVLTAIGNFCICSIAIGMLVEIIVMYPIQHRKYRDGIDNLLVLLIGGIPIAMPTVLSVTMAIGSHRLSQQGAITKRMTAIEEMAGMDVLCSDKTGTLTLNKLSVDKTLVEVFVKGVDKEYVLLLAARASRVENQDAIDACMVGMLADPKEARAGIREVHFLPFNPVDKRTALTYIDSNGNWHRASKGAPEQILDLCNCKEDVRRKVHAMIDKYAERGLRSLAVARQEVPEKSKESAGGPWQFVGLLPLFDPPRHDSAETIRRALNLGVNVKMITGDQLAIAKETGRRLGMGTNMYPSASLLGQDKDSSIASLPVEELIEKADGFAGVFPEHKYEIVKKLQERKHIVGMTGDGVNDAPALKKADIGIAVADATDAARGASDIVLTEPGLSVIISAVLTSRAIFQRMKNYTIYAVSITIRIVFGFMLIALIWKYDFSAFMVLIIAILNDGTIMTISKDRVKPSPMPDSWKLNEIFATGVVLGGYQALMTVLFFWAMHDTNFFSDKFGVKDIRGSDEEMMSALYLQVSIISQALIFVTRSRSWSFVERPGALLMIAFLIAQLVATLIAVYADWTFARVKGCGWGWAGVIWLFSIVTYFPLDIMKFAIRYILSGKAWNNLLDNKTAFTTKKDYGKEEREAQWALAQRTLHGLQPPEASNLFNEKNSYRELSEIAEQAKRRAEMARLRELHTLKGHVESVVKLKGLDIETIQQHYTV